The DNA segment AGCCTTTGCCCTGGTGAAAAAAGCGTGTATTCGGGCCAATGAAGAGACAGGGTACCTGGATGCTGAGAAAGCAAGAGTATTGGCTGAATCCTGTTCTGAAATAGCCGGGGGAAAGCACCACGCATGGATTGTGGTCAATCCCTGGCAGGGAGGGGCCGGCACATCCACCAATATGAATTTCAATGAGGTGATCGCCAATCTTGCGCTGCAGAAACTCGGATATTCTCCCGGTACTTATGACATAATCCATCCGTTGCACCATGTAAATCTTCACCAATCCACCAATGATGTGTATCCAACGGCCCTGCGTGTGGCTGTATTGCTCCGTTTAAAAGACCTTGAAAGGGCGGTTATTGACTGGCAGGCAGATTTACAGGAAAAAGAGGCGGTTTTTCAGAATATTTTAAAACTGGGCCGGACCGAGCTTCAGGATGCGGTTCCCATGACTCTGGGAATGACCTTTGGGGCCTGGGCGGAGGCGGTAGCCCGGGACCGCTGGCGGATATTTAAAGCCCGGGAGCGGATAAAAATCCATAACCTGGGGGGAACGGCCGTTGGAACCGGGTTGGGTGCTCCCCGGGAATATATTTTTAAAGCATCCGAATACTTGAAAAAAGAGACAGGACTCATACTGGCCAGGGCAGAGAATCTGGTGGATGCCACACAGAATCTGGACAATTTTGCGGAAGTCTCGGCTATTTTAAAAAGTTATGCCGTGAATCTGATGAAAATCGCCAATGATCTCAGGCTTCTTTCATCGGGACCGGCCGGGGGATTTCATGAGCTCCGGTTGCCGGAAATCCAGGCAGGTTCGTCCATTATGCCCGGAAAGGTGAATCCGGTAATTCCTGAATCCGCCGTACAGGTTGCCCTGCGGGTCATGAGTAATGACCAGGTGATCGCCCAGGCAGCGGGTATGGGACAGCTGGAGTTAAATCATCTTCTGCCGCTGATAAGCCACACTTTTATGGAATCCCTGAAGCTATTGACTGCCGTGACTGTTGCCATGGATCATCACTGTACACAGGATATCCAGGCGAACCGGGAATCCTGTGAATCGAAAATCGGTGAAGGGTGGACCCTGGCAACGGCACTGGTGCCCTATTTTGGATATGATACAGTGCAGAAAT comes from the Candidatus Neomarinimicrobiota bacterium genome and includes:
- a CDS encoding aspartate ammonia-lyase, translating into MSRIEKDALGTLELPDDCLYGIHTQRSLNHFSFSEERLDPVFIKAFALVKKACIRANEETGYLDAEKARVLAESCSEIAGGKHHAWIVVNPWQGGAGTSTNMNFNEVIANLALQKLGYSPGTYDIIHPLHHVNLHQSTNDVYPTALRVAVLLRLKDLERAVIDWQADLQEKEAVFQNILKLGRTELQDAVPMTLGMTFGAWAEAVARDRWRIFKARERIKIHNLGGTAVGTGLGAPREYIFKASEYLKKETGLILARAENLVDATQNLDNFAEVSAILKSYAVNLMKIANDLRLLSSGPAGGFHELRLPEIQAGSSIMPGKVNPVIPESAVQVALRVMSNDQVIAQAAGMGQLELNHLLPLISHTFMESLKLLTAVTVAMDHHCTQDIQANRESCESKIGEGWTLATALVPYFGYDTVQKWVKEALAEKKSFKNLVLEKKYLTQDQLDTLLSPQNMLKLGFTPGEHL